In a genomic window of Brucella anthropi ATCC 49188:
- a CDS encoding MmgE/PrpD family protein, protein MPREEMTVALAIASACAKPVLSTNARELARDAILDTLACMVAGRDDVSTQSVVKAFAEFSAGGTALSVAGGTGSPMFAALVNGTAAHALDFDDNFLPGMSHASAVIVPAILALADLDETAGGRLIDAYLAGLQAQALVGNGLGQAHYTAGWHGTSTVGSIGTAVATAQMLGLDIQATAQAITIAASFASGTKGQFGTLIKPFHAGMAARNAVEAALLAKAGMEARPDILEGEQGIRELFAGDPRLSWNIEDILIDKAHVIETAGVMPKRHPCCGSTHMIVDSLLDLKEEHGFDAEDVVAVDSLVGIANYRNLAYTQPTDQMQARFSMQYCVARALRQGYLALADFTPEAVVAFRDDPLLDVIAMRSYSIEEERVSAEKLPHVATVTLKNGRVLQASRSFAVGTLQQPFNADDRTRKFLDCCAAIPVADKIYLDLRGLDDAENLKAVAALFTRP, encoded by the coding sequence ATGCCGCGGGAGGAAATGACGGTCGCACTCGCGATAGCTTCAGCATGCGCAAAGCCAGTGTTGAGCACCAATGCGCGGGAACTGGCGCGTGACGCCATTTTAGATACCTTGGCCTGTATGGTGGCAGGCCGCGACGACGTCAGCACGCAAAGCGTTGTGAAAGCCTTTGCAGAATTCAGCGCTGGTGGAACTGCTTTGTCGGTTGCGGGAGGAACAGGCAGCCCGATGTTCGCTGCGCTGGTCAATGGTACAGCAGCACATGCGCTCGATTTCGACGATAATTTTCTGCCCGGCATGAGCCATGCTTCGGCGGTGATCGTGCCTGCTATCCTGGCGTTGGCCGATCTAGATGAAACCGCAGGGGGGCGTCTGATCGACGCCTATCTGGCAGGACTGCAGGCGCAGGCGCTGGTAGGCAACGGCCTGGGACAGGCACATTACACAGCTGGCTGGCATGGCACCTCAACGGTGGGGAGTATTGGCACTGCTGTCGCCACGGCTCAAATGCTTGGTCTCGACATCCAGGCGACCGCACAGGCGATTACTATCGCTGCCAGTTTCGCATCCGGCACGAAAGGTCAGTTCGGCACGCTGATCAAGCCGTTTCATGCGGGCATGGCCGCGCGCAATGCTGTTGAGGCTGCATTGCTCGCAAAAGCTGGAATGGAGGCACGGCCCGATATTCTGGAAGGGGAGCAAGGTATTCGTGAGCTATTCGCTGGTGACCCACGTCTCAGCTGGAATATCGAAGATATCCTCATCGACAAGGCGCATGTGATTGAAACGGCCGGTGTCATGCCGAAACGGCACCCTTGCTGTGGGTCCACCCATATGATCGTCGACTCATTGCTTGATCTTAAGGAAGAGCACGGGTTTGATGCCGAGGATGTTGTGGCTGTAGACTCTTTGGTCGGGATCGCGAATTATCGCAATCTCGCATATACGCAGCCGACCGACCAGATGCAGGCACGCTTCTCAATGCAATATTGCGTCGCACGCGCCTTGCGGCAGGGCTATCTTGCACTTGCAGATTTCACCCCAGAGGCTGTGGTTGCTTTCCGGGACGATCCACTGCTCGATGTTATCGCCATGCGAAGTTATTCGATAGAGGAAGAACGGGTATCAGCGGAAAAGCTGCCGCATGTCGCAACCGTTACACTGAAAAACGGACGTGTTTTGCAGGCGTCGCGCAGCTTCGCTGTTGGTACTCTGCAGCAACCTTTCAATGCCGATGATCGGACGCGGAAATTTCTGGATTGTTGTGCGGCGATTCCGGTCGCAGATAAGATCTATTTGGATTTGCGCGGTCTTGACGATGCAGAGAACCTGAAAGCTGTTGCGGCACTTTTCACGCGGCCTTGA
- a CDS encoding LysR family transcriptional regulator, with amino-acid sequence MELKWLEDFVSLAEHRSYSRAAGDRNITQSALSKRIKQLEDWVGLPLIDRSSNPICLTKAGECFLPRAQDALEMLLSARKSVSDGYSATWEIISFATLNTLSLTFFPHWMAQIEASGASFRARFADPHSSFVGNISTLVSGHCDFFLTYAHPAVPQMDDLGGYPFLALGTERVIPVSAPAPNGQALHSLKEKSLPIDFLSYRGNSFFSLALPWLFEKHGFELNTVYENGMSVALKAMAVSGHGVAWIPESLVDDELKRGVLVRAGETNTDLLIEIRVYRTPQFRNKQAELFWRRASQLVSQKSGHNAGSLAPS; translated from the coding sequence ATGGAACTAAAATGGCTGGAAGATTTCGTCAGCCTCGCGGAACACAGGAGCTACTCCCGTGCTGCAGGTGACCGCAATATCACGCAGTCCGCTCTCAGTAAGCGCATCAAGCAACTGGAAGACTGGGTTGGTCTGCCACTAATCGATCGCTCATCCAACCCGATATGCCTGACAAAGGCAGGAGAATGCTTTCTTCCGCGGGCACAAGATGCTCTCGAAATGCTGCTCAGTGCTCGCAAGAGTGTCAGCGACGGCTACAGCGCAACGTGGGAAATCATTTCTTTCGCAACACTCAACACGCTGTCGCTCACATTCTTCCCGCATTGGATGGCACAGATTGAAGCTTCTGGGGCTTCATTCCGCGCCCGTTTTGCCGATCCGCATTCATCGTTCGTCGGTAATATCTCCACACTCGTCAGCGGGCATTGCGACTTCTTCCTGACTTATGCGCATCCGGCTGTTCCGCAGATGGACGATCTTGGCGGTTATCCGTTTTTGGCACTGGGCACCGAGAGGGTCATCCCTGTATCCGCTCCTGCGCCGAATGGACAGGCCCTGCATAGCCTGAAGGAAAAGTCGCTACCGATCGACTTCCTCAGCTATCGTGGCAACTCGTTCTTTTCTCTCGCTCTGCCCTGGCTGTTTGAGAAACATGGTTTCGAATTGAACACGGTTTACGAAAACGGAATGTCTGTTGCGCTCAAGGCAATGGCGGTCTCCGGACACGGTGTTGCATGGATACCGGAAAGCCTTGTCGACGATGAATTGAAGCGCGGCGTGCTGGTCCGCGCCGGTGAAACAAACACCGATCTGTTGATCGAAATCCGTGTTTACCGAACACCCCAATTCAGGAACAAACAGGCGGAACTCTTCTGGCGCCGCGCCTCACAACTGGTTTCCCAGAAAAGTGGCCACAACGCCGGAAGTCTTGCGCCGAGTTAA
- a CDS encoding GntR family transcriptional regulator, with translation MDEIQKTGQADNGSQAFRRTALHDMLVNHLRDMIIEGQLEPGTRLHEGQLGEQLGVSRTPLREAIKYLASEGLVELVPSRGAIVKRFSAADVRDMLTVLRTLEELAGKLACELATDKEIAEVRSLHDEMIERYKHADRLQYYKLNQQIHLAIVHLAKNPTLADIHQMLQTRLKRIRFVGHEGAEKWAAAVSEHQEMIEALEARDATRLSEVLGRHLTKAWERVRDSM, from the coding sequence ATGGACGAAATTCAGAAAACCGGGCAAGCCGACAACGGCTCACAAGCGTTCCGCCGCACGGCCTTGCACGATATGCTCGTCAACCATCTGCGCGACATGATTATCGAAGGGCAGCTGGAACCCGGCACGCGCCTGCATGAAGGCCAGCTCGGAGAACAACTCGGTGTGTCCCGGACACCGTTGCGTGAGGCGATCAAGTATCTGGCCAGCGAGGGACTCGTCGAGCTTGTTCCAAGCCGCGGCGCTATTGTGAAACGGTTCAGTGCAGCTGATGTCAGGGACATGCTCACCGTCCTGCGTACTCTGGAAGAACTTGCTGGGAAACTCGCCTGCGAGCTTGCGACCGACAAGGAAATCGCCGAGGTTCGTTCGCTGCACGATGAAATGATCGAACGCTACAAGCATGCTGACCGACTGCAATATTACAAACTGAACCAGCAGATTCATCTTGCCATCGTTCATCTTGCCAAGAACCCCACGCTGGCTGACATTCACCAGATGCTGCAGACGAGATTGAAGCGGATCCGTTTCGTCGGCCACGAAGGCGCCGAGAAATGGGCGGCGGCTGTATCTGAGCACCAAGAAATGATCGAGGCGCTGGAAGCCCGCGACGCAACCCGACTGTCTGAAGTATTGGGACGCCATTTGACCAAGGCATGGGAGCGCGTACGCGACTCGATGTAA
- a CDS encoding 4-hydroxythreonine-4-phosphate dehydrogenase PdxA, with the protein MSVTGAEPSVIALAMGDPAGVSPELTARLLALPDVRKEAHIIVFGDRRILDEGAYIAGVKLDLPDANLENAPNMPVGKHVFVDLKNLDPKDVVRSEATLVGGTFATQNFRTALKFADAGHAQAVCFTPFNKQAMRFAYPGYDDEIRFVADVLSFTGKVREFNVLEKVWNARVTSHIPLKDVASTLTVEGILAELELAWVCLKKAGYDNPKIAVAGLNPHAGDGGSFGMEEIDIIEPAVRAAKAKGFDVDGPFPADTVFLRALKDDFQAVLTMYHDQGQIAMKLMGFDKGVTMMGGLPFPLCTPAHGTAYDIAGKGIADVGATREAILLAARMAKRAAALSDAA; encoded by the coding sequence ATGTCCGTTACTGGCGCTGAACCGAGCGTGATCGCGCTTGCAATGGGGGATCCAGCTGGTGTCAGTCCAGAGCTGACAGCCCGTCTGCTCGCTTTGCCGGATGTCAGAAAAGAAGCGCATATCATCGTCTTCGGTGATCGCCGCATTCTGGACGAAGGTGCGTATATCGCAGGTGTTAAGCTTGATTTGCCGGATGCCAACCTCGAAAATGCGCCTAACATGCCGGTCGGCAAACACGTCTTCGTTGACTTGAAGAATCTCGATCCGAAGGATGTTGTGCGTAGCGAAGCCACGCTGGTTGGCGGAACTTTCGCAACCCAGAACTTTCGTACCGCACTGAAATTTGCCGATGCTGGACATGCGCAGGCTGTTTGTTTTACGCCGTTCAACAAGCAGGCGATGCGGTTTGCCTATCCGGGTTACGACGACGAAATCCGCTTTGTTGCCGATGTGCTGAGCTTCACAGGCAAGGTGCGTGAGTTCAACGTTCTGGAGAAAGTCTGGAACGCGCGCGTGACGTCGCATATTCCGCTCAAGGATGTAGCCTCGACCCTGACTGTTGAAGGAATTCTCGCCGAGCTGGAACTGGCTTGGGTGTGCCTGAAGAAAGCGGGATACGACAATCCGAAGATTGCAGTGGCCGGGCTCAACCCACATGCCGGTGATGGTGGCAGCTTTGGCATGGAAGAAATCGACATTATCGAGCCTGCAGTAAGGGCAGCGAAGGCCAAGGGTTTCGACGTCGATGGCCCGTTCCCGGCTGACACAGTGTTCCTGCGTGCGCTGAAAGATGATTTTCAGGCGGTGCTGACCATGTATCACGATCAGGGTCAGATCGCGATGAAGCTGATGGGCTTCGACAAAGGTGTGACAATGATGGGCGGATTGCCATTCCCGCTTTGCACGCCGGCCCATGGAACAGCCTACGATATTGCTGGAAAGGGCATCGCCGACGTGGGAGCCACGCGCGAAGCGATCCTGCTCGCGGCACGAATGGCGAAAAGAGCAGCAGCACTTTCAGACGCTGCCTGA
- a CDS encoding Bug family tripartite tricarboxylate transporter substrate binding protein produces MKKSLHIACLAAGVAIIASSALAFEPTRPVEFVVTAGPGGGTDIFARTIQSIIGKYDLMSAPIVVTNKGSAGGAEGFVYTAGYKGDPYKLAFGTNNAYLLPVRAKVPYKSADLVPVSALASDEFILWVNGKSEFKTAAEFIAKAKDDAGLKVGGSQSKDVDQILTSMINDATGSKLGYIPFKSGGEAAVQLAGEHIAANVNNPSENLGQWQAGMVKPLCVFKGEKLKGDGKIAGDMGWSDIPTCKEAGITIENYAMPRTVWLPAGVDQDVVDYYAGVLKKVAETPEWAKYLADSSQSAAYMSGNELSSFIKNDETAVTAVLKREGWLAN; encoded by the coding sequence ATGAAGAAGTCTTTGCACATTGCCTGCCTGGCAGCAGGAGTGGCAATAATCGCATCATCCGCTCTGGCATTCGAGCCGACACGGCCGGTGGAGTTTGTCGTGACTGCAGGACCGGGCGGCGGCACGGATATTTTCGCGCGTACGATCCAGTCGATCATCGGCAAGTATGACCTGATGAGTGCGCCAATCGTCGTCACAAACAAGGGCAGCGCGGGCGGAGCAGAAGGTTTTGTCTACACTGCCGGCTATAAGGGCGATCCATACAAGCTCGCTTTCGGCACGAACAACGCCTATCTTTTGCCGGTGCGCGCAAAGGTTCCTTATAAATCGGCAGATCTGGTCCCAGTTTCGGCACTGGCTTCGGATGAATTCATTCTTTGGGTCAACGGAAAGTCTGAATTCAAGACAGCCGCAGAGTTCATCGCCAAGGCGAAAGATGATGCGGGCCTGAAGGTTGGCGGCAGCCAGTCCAAGGACGTTGACCAGATTTTGACATCCATGATCAACGATGCCACGGGCTCGAAACTCGGCTACATCCCGTTCAAAAGCGGTGGCGAAGCTGCCGTCCAGCTCGCGGGCGAGCACATTGCTGCCAACGTCAACAATCCCAGCGAGAATCTTGGCCAATGGCAGGCAGGCATGGTGAAGCCGCTTTGCGTCTTCAAGGGCGAAAAGCTCAAAGGTGACGGCAAGATTGCTGGCGATATGGGGTGGAGCGACATCCCAACCTGCAAGGAAGCGGGGATTACAATCGAAAATTACGCCATGCCGCGTACTGTATGGCTTCCTGCGGGCGTTGATCAGGACGTCGTTGATTACTATGCAGGCGTACTCAAGAAGGTTGCCGAAACACCTGAATGGGCGAAGTATCTTGCCGATAGTTCGCAATCTGCCGCCTATATGAGCGGTAATGAACTCTCATCCTTTATCAAGAACGATGAAACAGCGGTAACGGCCGTGCTGAAGCGTGAAGGCTGGCTTGCCAACTGA
- a CDS encoding tripartite tricarboxylate transporter TctB family protein, with protein MSDKGEAGISRFIVEASVALLTGGLGAVVCYGSLQAGIGWTEMGPDAGYFPFYIGLLIMFGSAVNLVLAFVKHRGSGEVFVELCRLKPVLGFALPLVAFAAISTVLGLYVGTALYIAAAMMFQGRYKWRASLPAGIAVSLFFFVIFEIGFKVPLLKGPVEAFFGIY; from the coding sequence ATGAGTGACAAAGGCGAGGCCGGAATTTCCCGCTTCATCGTCGAGGCGAGCGTAGCTCTTTTGACGGGTGGGTTGGGAGCGGTGGTCTGTTATGGCTCACTACAGGCTGGTATAGGCTGGACGGAAATGGGGCCGGATGCAGGTTATTTTCCGTTCTACATCGGGCTACTGATCATGTTCGGAAGCGCGGTCAATCTCGTTCTGGCATTTGTAAAACATCGTGGTAGTGGAGAAGTATTCGTTGAACTCTGTCGGTTGAAACCTGTTCTCGGTTTCGCCTTGCCGCTGGTTGCCTTCGCTGCCATATCGACGGTTCTCGGACTATATGTCGGTACCGCGCTCTATATCGCTGCAGCGATGATGTTTCAGGGGCGCTACAAGTGGAGGGCTTCATTGCCAGCGGGTATTGCCGTTTCCCTCTTCTTTTTCGTCATTTTTGAAATCGGCTTCAAGGTTCCGCTCCTTAAAGGTCCGGTGGAGGCTTTCTTCGGCATTTATTGA
- a CDS encoding tripartite tricarboxylate transporter permease: MENFSLLMDGFAHILSFNHVLLMMLGVTLGILVGVLPGLGAPNGVSLLLPLTFTMDPISAIILLSCMYWGALFGGSTTSILFNIPGEPSSVATTFDGYPMAKAGHASRALTLAFVSAGIGALAGVVMITLLSSWVANFALRFSSPEYFAVYFLAFASFISMGAQSPFKTLVSMMIGFAFASVGMDTISGNLRLTFEIPELIKGISFLIAVMGLFGIGELLLTTEEGLRFDGIKARVRLGEIGRTLLEMPRYWFTLARSTLIGIWMGITPAGPTAASFMSYGVARRSARDKSKFGKGDPRGIVAPETADHSAGTSALLPMLALGVPGSATAAVMMGGLMIWGLTPGPTLFTDRPDFVWGLIASMYLGNIVAVILVIATVPLYASILRVPFSIIGPIIVAVIFSGAYQVANSITDVWLVIAFGVLGYIFKKLDYPLAPLVLAMVLGDKAEDAFRQSMMMSSGQLSIFWSNGLVASLMTLGVFLLVSPAIFWGIGKLRNRKPEIPSGNGNVA, translated from the coding sequence ATGGAAAACTTCAGTCTCCTGATGGATGGCTTTGCCCACATACTCAGTTTCAATCATGTTTTGCTGATGATGCTGGGTGTGACGCTTGGAATTCTGGTTGGTGTCCTGCCTGGATTGGGTGCGCCCAATGGTGTTTCCCTGCTTTTGCCACTGACTTTTACAATGGACCCCATCTCCGCGATCATTCTGTTGTCCTGTATGTATTGGGGGGCATTGTTCGGTGGATCAACCACGTCCATTCTTTTCAATATTCCGGGCGAGCCTTCGTCCGTTGCCACCACTTTCGATGGATATCCGATGGCGAAGGCCGGACATGCGAGCCGCGCCCTGACTCTGGCATTCGTTTCGGCTGGCATCGGCGCGCTGGCTGGTGTGGTGATGATTACACTGCTCTCTAGTTGGGTTGCCAATTTCGCCCTGCGATTTTCATCGCCAGAGTATTTCGCTGTTTATTTTCTGGCTTTTGCCAGCTTCATATCCATGGGCGCTCAATCGCCCTTCAAGACGCTCGTTTCCATGATGATCGGTTTTGCCTTTGCTTCGGTAGGCATGGACACGATCTCCGGCAATTTGCGCCTGACATTCGAAATACCGGAACTCATCAAGGGTATCTCCTTCCTGATTGCAGTGATGGGCCTGTTCGGGATCGGCGAACTGTTGCTGACGACGGAGGAGGGGCTGCGCTTTGATGGCATCAAGGCACGGGTGCGCCTCGGTGAGATCGGGCGCACGCTTCTTGAAATGCCACGCTACTGGTTCACGCTTGCACGCTCAACGCTGATCGGTATCTGGATGGGCATAACGCCCGCCGGGCCAACGGCTGCATCCTTTATGAGCTATGGCGTGGCTCGTCGTTCCGCCCGCGATAAATCGAAGTTCGGCAAGGGAGACCCGCGCGGTATCGTGGCTCCGGAAACCGCTGACCATTCTGCCGGTACATCTGCGCTTCTCCCCATGCTGGCACTTGGTGTTCCGGGTTCGGCTACCGCTGCCGTGATGATGGGTGGCCTGATGATCTGGGGTCTCACTCCTGGCCCGACATTGTTCACGGATCGCCCGGATTTTGTTTGGGGCCTGATTGCATCCATGTATCTCGGTAATATCGTCGCCGTTATTCTGGTCATTGCGACCGTGCCGCTCTACGCATCTATTCTGCGCGTGCCGTTCTCGATCATCGGACCGATCATTGTTGCGGTCATTTTCTCCGGCGCTTATCAGGTCGCCAACTCGATAACCGACGTCTGGCTGGTGATCGCATTTGGCGTGCTGGGCTATATCTTCAAGAAACTCGACTATCCGCTGGCACCGTTGGTTCTCGCCATGGTTCTCGGAGACAAGGCAGAAGATGCATTCCGCCAGTCGATGATGATGTCCAGCGGTCAGCTTTCGATATTCTGGTCGAATGGCCTGGTTGCATCGTTGATGACGCTCGGCGTCTTCCTGCTTGTTTCACCCGCCATCTTCTGGGGCATTGGCAAACTGCGGAACCGGAAACCCGAAATTCCCTCCGGTAACGGCAACGTGGCCTGA
- a CDS encoding sugar phosphate isomerase/epimerase family protein, whose amino-acid sequence MSMDHAKEQECKLQQTTSKWTRETWPIAAAMIQYPNMLPDGSSVQDQSAEDWVRTLSDVADAGFTELDPTDSWLRLADLSSVRLSEFMAVVKSLGFTIPAISTSRRSVIDAQHGDEYLAYGHRVIDTAKEIGASCVSFGLFEPLTDVQKQALWFWTVDGAKNPDDPVVWNKAVERIRELGRHAEELDIELSLEMYEDTYLGTADSSVRFVEDVGLDNVGINADLGNLIRLHRPVEHWQKMMEKVAPYAKFWHVKNYTRTEDPASGVTVTHPAPLESGIINYRTAIRMALDHGFASPFLCEHYGGDGLSVSATNRDYLRRILPRG is encoded by the coding sequence ATGTCGATGGATCACGCAAAAGAACAGGAATGTAAGTTGCAACAGACGACTTCCAAATGGACACGCGAAACCTGGCCAATTGCAGCAGCGATGATCCAGTATCCCAACATGCTGCCGGATGGCAGTTCGGTGCAGGATCAGTCGGCAGAAGATTGGGTTCGCACTTTGTCCGATGTTGCGGATGCAGGGTTTACCGAACTCGATCCAACTGACAGCTGGCTGCGACTGGCTGACTTGTCATCCGTCCGTCTCAGTGAATTTATGGCGGTCGTCAAATCGCTCGGCTTTACTATTCCTGCAATTTCGACGTCGCGACGCAGCGTGATCGACGCACAACACGGCGACGAATATCTGGCTTATGGTCACAGGGTTATCGACACCGCTAAGGAAATTGGCGCGAGCTGCGTTTCCTTCGGGCTTTTCGAACCGCTGACGGACGTTCAAAAACAGGCATTGTGGTTCTGGACGGTCGATGGTGCTAAGAACCCGGACGATCCGGTTGTGTGGAACAAGGCTGTTGAGCGAATTCGTGAACTCGGCCGCCATGCGGAGGAGCTTGATATAGAGCTGTCGCTTGAAATGTACGAGGATACCTATCTCGGCACTGCGGACAGCTCGGTCCGTTTTGTCGAGGACGTGGGGCTCGACAATGTCGGGATCAATGCCGATCTAGGTAATCTCATCCGTCTGCACCGTCCGGTCGAACATTGGCAGAAGATGATGGAGAAGGTAGCGCCTTACGCAAAGTTCTGGCACGTCAAGAATTACACCCGTACGGAAGACCCAGCATCCGGTGTGACCGTCACGCATCCAGCTCCCCTTGAAAGCGGGATCATCAACTATCGTACGGCTATCAGGATGGCGCTGGATCACGGTTTTGCCAGCCCCTTCTTATGCGAACATTATGGTGGCGACGGGCTCTCCGTTTCGGCTACAAATCGTGACTACCTGCGCCGCATCCTGCCACGCGGCTAA